GTAATGAAATTATCGTTTAATTTCCCGTAAACGTCATCGTTGAGTTTTCGCATCAGTTTACCGGGACGCTCCCAGTAACTGGAATTCTTCTCAAAACTCGTTTTCAAAGTATTGGAAAAAAGCGCCGCACCGATTCCGTGACCGGCGATGTCCGCAAGAAAGATTCCATACTCGGTGCCGGAAATCCGGCGGATCGTGTAAAAATCCCCGCCCACAGGAAGAACGGGTTTATAAAGAATTTGCATCTTAACCGGATCGTCCGGTCCGGGAAGATCCGCGCGGAACGATTTTTTCTGAATTCGTTCCGCTTGTTTGAATTCTTTTTCGAGATCGAGCTTTTCCTTGAGAACGCTTTCGTGTTCTAACTGCCGCGTATTGAGCAGTTCCTCAAGACGGTTGGAAATCACGGCGTGGAGATTCTGAATCAAGGAATCGGATTCCGAGCCGAGAATCTCCGTGGAGATCAGATATTTGAGGCGGTTTTCCGACCCGATTCTCCTCAAAAGATGAAACTGAAAATTCTTTTTAAGAAGTAGCTCGGCCTCGTAAATCTGCGAAAAATTCAGACCGGAACTTTCGGGAGAAAGAATTCTTTCGATCACCTGAGCCGGATTTTGATACGTAAAAGGACGTTCGGAAGTGAAAGAATAGAGTTTCCAGCGATAAATCTGGAACGTATCCACCACCCTTTGCAGGTTGAAAGTCCACGTTTTGGCGAGCCCTTGAAACCACGATTCCAAAAGGGAAACGCGGGAATAATCGCGGCCCGGATGTGGTCTGTGATAGTTTCCGAGTTCTTTTAAAATCGAGAGAATCTCCCTATGGATCGGCGTTAAATCGGGAAACGAAGCGTTTACGAACTCTGCACCGGAAAGAATTTTTTGAAGAGAATAAACCATGTCTTCGCGAAGAATCAAAAACATCGCGTGTTTCAGATCTTCTCGATCGATCTCTTGCAAAGGATTGGAATCCTTCGATCCGAGAAGTTTGAGTTTGGATAAGAACATTTCCACTTCGAAACGCAATTCTTCGGACATCGAATCCGGGATTTCCGAGATCGCTTTTTGAATCGAATTCAGGATTTCGTTCGATAAATCTTTCAGATTCTTTTCTCCTTAAGAGGTTCGTTGAATCGAAAAACGGCTGGAGGATTTCCGTTTTGCGGGAATTCTGGATTCGGACGCAGTTTCGACTTCACAATGAATTTTACGACTCCACAATACTTTCTTTTTTTTGCAATCGTTTGGTGCGTTCGATGGATTCTCGCGGCGATTTATCCGAAGAAGAAT
This genomic stretch from Leptospira kmetyi serovar Malaysia str. Bejo-Iso9 harbors:
- a CDS encoding PP2C family protein-serine/threonine phosphatase, which produces MSEELRFEVEMFLSKLKLLGSKDSNPLQEIDREDLKHAMFLILREDMVYSLQKILSGAEFVNASFPDLTPIHREILSILKELGNYHRPHPGRDYSRVSLLESWFQGLAKTWTFNLQRVVDTFQIYRWKLYSFTSERPFTYQNPAQVIERILSPESSGLNFSQIYEAELLLKKNFQFHLLRRIGSENRLKYLISTEILGSESDSLIQNLHAVISNRLEELLNTRQLEHESVLKEKLDLEKEFKQAERIQKKSFRADLPGPDDPVKMQILYKPVLPVGGDFYTIRRISGTEYGIFLADIAGHGIGAALFSNTLKTSFEKNSSYWERPGKLMRKLNDDVYGKLNDNFITGIYIYLNLKKKILKYANAGHNKGIIFNQLMPNFKLRFLSPGGKVLGIFPKLDYKEREIKFAPGDRIAIFTDGIPETHNPDQKMLGDREFYRWLTQESRETGPISQETAVSNIENKLTKFRGAEKAEDDICLILIDL